The genome window TGTGGAAGTAAAAATAGTAGGTACTTTTGTTACAGAGTGTGGAAAGAGAGTGTAATATGTATCTTGAGTACTTTGAGTATGAGGTGGTTGCTGCCATGGATCATCTTCATAATCCTTAAAACTTAGCATCTGGATGTTTTTGTGCATTTTAGTGCACCCGATGACCTTGTCAATGACCGGACGGCTTTGGCATGAGCCACCAGGAAACTTTGTATCCTTTTATATTGTGGCATTACTCCAGCCACAGGCAGGCTTGTTTGGAGGAAAGAAGCCTCATTTTCAAAAATATCTCCTACAGAACGAAATTTCCACGAGCTTTTGCTTCCAATGCTGTTACTGACCTTCCTCCAAGTGACCTGTGGTGTGGGAACAAATAGTGCACAGAATtagcatttatttattttgcgtCATTTTTTATAGGATTAGGATATCACTACATACCTCCTTGTTTCCTCGTTTTGGAGCAATGAAGAGGTTGGCTTCACTCTTAACGCTAGGATTCATGCTTCCTCCGATTGCATACTGTGACCATTTTCTGTACAAATTGTTCACCACATGTGCATATCCGTATCGAATCCTGTGACCGTATCACGTTTATTAGAAATTTTTGACTTCCCTGGAGTGTGGCTGTCATAGGCTCATAGTAAATAAAGGTTGGGTTGTTAGTTTATTACCTTGGCATTCTTTGGTTGCAGTTGGGTCCAAAATGATTGTACACGAGTGTGACTCTCATGTTCTTGTCCCGAACGTACCCATCATCGTGGCCAAGGAGCATAACCTTGTCCTGGTCTCTGAACCAATTGTTGGAGATGGTGATATCGGTCGATCCACGAGTAACGTCAAGAAGACCGTCCTCGCACTCATAAAAAGTATTGTGGTCTATCCAAACCTTGGATGCAGTAATTAACCTGACTGCATCTCCATCAACTTGGCCTACTGGAAATGGCTTTCCAGCAGGACCCATAACCGAGCTTGGTGGTTGGGATCGACAGTGGTGGATTCGAAGGCCGTGGATGATTATGTTGCTTGCCTTAAAGACCGTCAAGCATGCATTCCCGGCAATGTGAATATTAGCGCCTCTTCCATCAATGGCAGTGAAGCTACTAATGAGCAGTGGTTTGTCAAGTTTAATTCGCATGTCCCTCTGGAAAGTGATCCATTTTTTCCCCTTGATCATGGTAGCTCCATATCTCAAAGTTCCTGGATTTGGGTGTAATGCATTGTCACTCGGATCGGTGACTTGATAGAATGTGACATGGCTTCCTACGTTGTTGGTCATTTTCCCAGCAAATCCGACAGAGCACAACGCAAGTTCCTGCCGGTTACTTGCCCAATTTGAGTTCCATCTCCAGCAACTGTCGATCATGTTGGCGGCGGATTTTGAGGATTTCTCTGCAAAACTTGGGTGTGGAGTAGTACTCAAGAGGGTGACAATAGCTAACGAAACAAAGCACCAGGAATTGGCATAATTAGGGTAGCGTTTGGAGTCATGATAAAGAAAAACCATTGTAAGTTTGTGGCCAAGTTTGATCAATGATGGATCATGCACAGAAACAAGAGAGGAAATTTTGAACTAGCTAGAATTAATGAATGGAGGCCGAGAGAGAGATGTTTATAGGCGGCCTGAGTGACTGATCGATCGTTGTTGATGGAAAAGTTAGTTGGTTTGGTTTTAATGTACGGTACCTGTGGTGTGCTCGGTTGGGCGCCAAGGAAAGGAAAGCCTTGAGCCTATCAACGGAAAAGAGAAGCTTCTGCAGCGTTAGATTAGACTCTCCAACTCAAGTTTTGcagttatttttgtgtgtttgggGGTGTACTACCTAGCTTCTGAAAACAAGGATAACTAGTTGTGCACGTTCATTGGTGAGTGATGGAAGTCCTGTATCATATGAAaatgtacctacaaaacaatcaaatacctttgatcaaaaaccaaaaacctcaCGCACCAGCGATGAATTCCCCATTCATCGTTGGTGCGCGTAGTTTCTCTGAAAAGAGTGAGTATTTAAGGTTTTATGTGTATAGAAAAGCTTACCCATTTCTTGTGGAGAAATGGGGTATTTATAAGGAGAGTGGCTGGCCTTTAGGGTAGAATTTGGTGAGAGTATTTCCACGATATTGCGTAAATGATATCTTGGAATAATTGTGAAGAATTCTAGAATAAATATGattgggattacttacttgaaagagtttgtctttaattggaaatgtattaaagataggatttggtaTTTAATCTCTATCTTTAATACCCTTGAATTTTCCATGCCACGAGCAGGAAAGCTTTGAGCAGTAATTGTCAACTACTTGAACTTCCAAGGATGTTGAGCTGTGTGTATGGACGCTTGAGAGTCTTGCCCATTTAATGAAggtaatcttgtctttcttgactAAAAGTTCATGTGTCACTTCCAggatttttgaaattattttttattccaCAACATTTATCTCCCTAATTTATAGCCTTATTGTTGGAAAGTTGCTTAtgatagtatttttttttttttaattttgaacgaCTTATTTCTAGTTAATCAACAAGATTATTCACATTACAAGAAAAATGGGCTTTGGGTACAAAATTAAGGACTCATAtgagaatttttatttttttttaacaaacgatagttTCTATAGTAATGGATGGGAGAGTGGGCTAAACCTTACAATGGGTctgccataataatgtggtttgacttcgcctttggcgagaatagaacctaagacctctcacttacaaatgaagagaattATCACTAAATCATAGTACAAAATGGCCACAAATGAGGATTTTGTGTCTCTTAAGTGTGAAACAGTGTGCATTCCACACAGGGCACCACATATTTTGCCCAAtgtaaaaaaaagggtaaaagactgtttactaccctcatgtttcgtggttttcaacatttagtacatcaagtttttttcgtctcagtgtcatacctaaagtgttaattttgggacagtctcatacatccgttagtcaaactgttaagtctgctGTTAACtaatgacgtggcgcccatgtggacaatgactgggcgccacgtgtcattaaaaatttaaaaaattaattaaataaaagtacttaaaaaaaacaaaacaaaattaaaaaaaaaacaaaacaaaacccatttttcacttcCCCCCTTCGTCTTCCTCACTGGAAAAAGGGCTGGATTCCTTCccccttcgtcttccccacTGGTGCGACAGCAAGCCCCTTGTCTCCCTCGCCCGCGCTAGCTTCCATCTCCACCGCTCGCtcccctctctcctctcttttctctcctctcctctttcctttttcctctctctctctctctctctcaggtttctctctcctctctctctcgccaGAAGAGCAAAACCCTAAAGAACCGTTTACACCCACCTGAGTAAgttttctctctcctttctcctatcttctctcttctctctcacaatctctctttctctatctaaaATTTGAATATATGGGTTCTTGTACTATTAACCTGCCATTTACATTCTTGTGCATATTTGTATATTTAAAAGCTTCAAACTTTATtatgaatttgttatttttctccTTGTTATACCCAAATCTCAGATCCTAATTTCTCATATTACGAAACCCTAATTTGTTGTATTTGATTTTGGATGGAAATTCAGATCTTGGTGTTGTTTGTTTACTTGGTTGGGAGATAGGGACTGGGAACTTGTAGAGCTTGACAGAGTGGTTAACGGAGCCGGAGGTGAGGCAGGTGGAGTTGGGGCTTGAacgatttattttgaaaaacatgttcatttgagcaacatcatatggcatgcaattaacaattaaaggcagaatcatgcttgcatgtactcaaaaacaaaacattaccatgaaattcaaagcctagtagattggtgaaccattaatcaactcaaaacaaagtgagttgaaattattacctttgtagattcctctttgcataagcaaaggctaatcacccaaagagatagggccttcattccttgcttcttagatccatggatttggatggaaaattaggtttctccaagttcccaaaatagggaacctctaagtctcttcaccaaggtttgattgtagaagaaatgagtgaccttggagtagtaggattgctagatgtaccctccaaggtgttggcctctttagagagaaaatggagagacaattctcaccaatttttcccccaaaataaacccttaatcacttaatgaatatttggctataaaatcatttatatagtcacttctttaagtgacctaaacaaccaaaaccctaattcatttcatcatggccggccatttaggggattttgggcttttgggctttaatgaatcttcattcattaaattgtcatacaacttaagttaatgggcttgacgttcgaagcccattgggccttaaggtccaaaactatcccgaagtctttaacgaacttattcgtttgattaattaacatattaattaatccttgccataaataaatgattaaaccatttaatcattcttactcatttccgtttaatctccaatctctaccttttacggtgtgcgatccattaggttccttttagcgaggtagtgggcgattaaaaccattttacatcgattgtgaattgaaactattttcaattctccctttagtgattgcacacgtttagggcttccacaaaccatgagtgacacctagcagcatatcatggttacccaagctaatcagaagaggtggagaacctattcagttcgggattacaaatgcaatatggtccttctctaatctaatactcttgaccacattgtttggtatgatagtttatttattcatgtctactatccaatgtgattcatgtgcttatatgatttccttgaatgtgatttggaacgcattccctaatctcattcatactctggccagagattccaaatcatatcatagagtattctccctcaactgtttgaaggttagagatcccttgttgcgcattcacttgtctccatagctaagtggcttaaccccaacgatgccgtggacaccccgagggggtgactttgacataatcaaagatcaaggacttaaccacaagacaattgtgatgcctcaggtcaaaggactactttgcattatcccaaccatgagttctcatgtgacatggaatataagaactcttcgttgatcacgttcagtgaactcattctctattgagcacctacgtacttgtcttgatgtcacacacaccaatgactcgagactaatcactctccctgagagaagacatagtacgtactgatcttaacggactgtcaacgcccaattgacaatcctatgatcaggaacgtttaggatgtgtctacgaaagaatggtctcatgaatctaacttcattagattacattctcccaatcacatattccttggactttatcgtttaagcatataacatttatatgagacggctcaaacaataatgtatgccctttatatgtaaaactagattagtttaacatgtgaaatgtccgtaaagtatcatcacatgattggctttagggcacatttccaacaatctcccacttgcactagagccaatcagctaggtcatcttgatgatacctcttctgtagtcatttcataaatggctgaatagtaggcctagacagtggatatctatatgtgttatccacagaagcaaccttgagaataacgacgtcaccattatacatgattctcaatcatgtggttcagtctctcatttgtgttcggatcttgatgagaccttgattcccaggcttgagctatcgccccattagtgtcatacactttctggttggaatcgaatagagagttcataaatgaactttcccatccaaacaacattgttgtaaacttctatatggcaatatatcttgcattcataatggaacacactaaagtcattactttaatgtttccatccaaatatctctttagtcataataaagagatatttgtttatctcttcattcataatgaagaaacatccaatgatggatcagattcataatctaatacatttacgcttccattacgttactctaattcttcctcattctttgaggaatctatccttaagtatttcttaaatacttaaggactcacttgacagttgccacggttctgatcctgggcttgcactgatatcgtcttgtaccgttctaggtacaactcatatcaatgtttttcatacaatatgaaatacataaatcacctttctgcttatgcataaaggattcaatttacgcattatttctatgggagtcaaagggtacgttccctttgagaagggcaacttgctagtctcactagaatcgtccttcttattgaagtttatcatcatatgagaaacttcctagcatccattgtctattattagggattgatataatccaattatatcatgaaatatatcattatagatttccatcccatgtatatagactatatctcccatatacattctatcttcatataatgtattaaagtcataactttaacgaagaagtattcttttcatttccaaaattaatatatcatatatacttaaattttaggaacatgattaactcccactaatcttttgtaaaactcgtaaacaaaagattcatttacatcttgatgagaaatcaaacgatttgatcctttttcctcataaaatgcaaatagctcccactaacttgctaagatccatgatggatggatctctacaacttacatgtcttgtgatttatagttttggacatatattatcaagactatcttaataatggtttcggaaacccatattatgtcaaaacattgaatcaccattttagttgtagctagcaatcttcgaattaattgaaaccaagcctacctcaaagatggtttcttcaaagtcaaccattctctttgattgtagttaccttaagctaccaattagctatgaaggtttcattatttcgagtcaaatggtactttaccatttccttgagtatatatcgtatatgcactcaatgtagtcataaggattttcattcttatcgactaccttggagcttgtggtataggaactaggttgttatatttgttgattactatcttgtctctcaaagaacccattctttgagttctatctctcgtttatttgcttttaggcaaatcacattgtaaaattacaatgaactacccaacaaaacaacatttgttagttggtttatagaagcgatatccaaaagttattttaaggatatcctacaagattgttatcaaacaaatattgcttattagcacacaaccccaaatctttaacatgcttaagatttgtctttcttttccaactacatcttatggagtcatgaaaatattggaagatcttctcatcgacaatcatattgttttagaagtatatatcctatatatgggtaacagataacatttaacgaactaaatcttattcaagttcgttcttctcctaatggagaaatacattatcttatgatgctattttccttgatatctttcaaggaaactcatctaaagtgttacctttccttggatcaaatctaaggaggtaaatactttagatatcttactcatctatttacatttcttgaattctttgaaaccttttgcaaagtattcggacttgtgtttattcaaaataaactatagtccaaccgagagtgatcttcggtgaatgtcatataacatgagtagtattatgttgtggacaagtgccactaacatctaagtgaattaacctcaacaactttgtgattctttcttctttccaaaagaataaagattcgaacatttcgcctctatacaattttaacaagaaggtattggatccggatctatcgatccaaaacatccttgtttcaccaactcgtaacttatgttttagaggtatcacaatttagttgggattagtcactaccttgcaaccttttgggttttaagcatcattatattctaaacagttaacactaccatatcatctctactatagagacaatcaattagattactataatccaatttctttggtagttcatatgaggaagtaagtactatctgctttcgcagagatctatatcttattcacgttccgtatgtgaagcaccttttcttctctcatatatcttctacttcttattagtcacacttttacaacgatttgtaaaatatagttactaatacggaatcatacattcaagtagaagaaccaactgttttgaacttttcaagaacattttacaacaccttcgaaaggtgtgttcttgacacttgcaagacatttcttgcaaataccccttccaatgtccatcctttcataaagaaagtttgttcccttggagttatttatcttctttatttgactttcacctttgactacattagtcatggtccc of Malus sylvestris chromosome 6, drMalSylv7.2, whole genome shotgun sequence contains these proteins:
- the LOC126626721 gene encoding probable pectate lyase 4 translates to MVFLYHDSKRYPNYANSWCFVSLAIVTLLSTTPHPSFAEKSSKSAANMIDSCWRWNSNWASNRQELALCSVGFAGKMTNNVGSHVTFYQVTDPSDNALHPNPGTLRYGATMIKGKKWITFQRDMRIKLDKPLLISSFTAIDGRGANIHIAGNACLTVFKASNIIIHGLRIHHCRSQPPSSVMGPAGKPFPVGQVDGDAVRLITASKVWIDHNTFYECEDGLLDVTRGSTDITISNNWFRDQDKVMLLGHDDGYVRDKNMRVTLVYNHFGPNCNQRMPRIRYGYAHVVNNLYRKWSQYAIGGSMNPSVKSEANLFIAPKRGNKEVTWRKVSNSIGSKSSWKFRSVGDIFENEASFLQTSLPVAGVMPQYKRIQSFLVAHAKAVRSLTRSSGALKCTKTSRC